Proteins from one Ipomoea triloba cultivar NCNSP0323 chromosome 1, ASM357664v1 genomic window:
- the LOC116015720 gene encoding probable receptor-like protein kinase At2g21480 gives MEKKPRGLSLISHLSSLAPPSSPPPTMATLLVVLLFLIIFAANPNPMLHVHAQQQYISAKAFETFVPPDNYLLNCGASSVATLPGGRMFQPDHNTDKYLSNNGEENKVSVPQGEGDDNDKDKDIPDIYHSAKVFVSEATYTFHVTSPGLHWIRLHFWAFKAPGNDLKTAMFSVMTETLVLLWDFQMENQTAPTVKEFLVNVTTERFPLTFRPVKTMAFINAIEFVSAPDPLFSNLATLLFPVSEPFELSGNAFETVHRVNVGGPQLGPEKDTLGRRWESDEEYLKPKEMGQTVSVSPGLISYPKGGGSPVIAPPLVYASAVKMADSGVMQAAFNITWQMDIDNEYTHLLRLHFCDIVSKGLNELYFNVYINDKVAISALDLSTITNKLATAYFKDLVINSSMVSSPLKVKVGPMNDAQGIRNAILNGVEVFRLNNSVGSLGGEYGVDGKAADGHTAGGNAAAAVGFAMMFGAFVGLGAMAARWQKRPQNWQRRQSFSSWLLPIHAGDSSFMSSKSKSHQFHSSVTGLGRYFTLAELQEATKNWDQKEIVGIGGFGNVYLGEIDDGIKVAIKRGNPQSEQGINEFQTEIQILSKLRHRHLVSLIGYCDENAEMILVYEYMANGPLRDHLYGKDLPSLPWKQRLEICIGAARGLHYLHTGAAQGIIHRDVKSTNILLDENFVAKMADFGLSKDGPTTGETHVSTAVKGSFGYLDPEYFRKQQLTDKSDVYSFGVVLFEVLCARAAINPQLPREQVNLAEWAMQWKKKGLLDKIIDPTLKGKIDPESMNKFAEAAEKCLAEYGDDRPSMGDVLWSLEHALQLQENSIQGQAEDENIAAATPSASPAAATPENRLPIPSPEQSTAGAQEINEHSGTTMFAHQFSALNGR, from the coding sequence TTCTTCTTTTCCTCATTATTTTTGCTGCTAACCCTAACCCTATGCTCCACGTTCACGCACAACAACAGTATATTTCTGCAAAGGCTTTTGAGACCTTCGTTCCTCCCGATAATTACCTCCTCAACTGTGGGGCCTCCTCTGTCGCCACTCTTCCCGGAGGCAGAATGTTCCAGCCCGACCATAATACCGATAAGTACTTGTCTaataacggagaagagaataagGTTTCCGTTCCACAAGGAGAGGGTGATGATAATGATAAGGATAAGGACATCCCTGATATCTACCACAGCGCTAAAGTTTTCGTCAGCGAGGCTACCTATACGTTCCATGTAACGTCGCCCGGGTTGCATTGGATACGACTCCATTTTTGGGCGTTCAAGGCTCCCGGGAATGACCTAAAGACCGCCATGTTCTCCGTCATGACGGAGACGTTAGTTCTCCTATGGGATTTCCAAATGGAAAACCAAACCGCCCCCACCGTCAAGGAGTTTCTGGTAAATGTCACCACGGAGCGATTCCCGTTGACGTTCAGGCCGGTAAAGACAATGGCATTTATTAACGCCATTGAATTTGTGTCCGCCCCGGACCCGCTGTTCAGCAATTTGGCCACTCTGCTTTTTCCTGTTTCCGAGCCGTTTGAGTTATCAGGCAACGCTTTCGAGACCGTTCACCGGGTTAACGTTGGGGGGCCTCAGCTCGGCCCAGAAAAAGACACCCTCGGAAGACGCTGGGAGTCTGACGAAGAGTATCTTAAGCCTAAAGAGATGGGACAAACTGTTTCCGTTTCACCCGGACTTATTTCTTATCCTAAAGGAGGAGGCTCCCCTGTGATTGCTCCCCCTCTGGTTTATGCCTCCGCCGTGAAAATGGCGGATTCTGGAGTTATGCAAGCTGCTTTCAACATAACCTGGCAAATGGATATAGATAACGAATATACGCACCTTCTCCGTCTGCATTTCTGTGATATAGTGAGCAAGGGTCTAAACGAGCTGTATTTTAACGTCTACATCAACGACAAAGTGGCCATTTCCGCGCTGGACTTGTCTACTATCACCAACAAGTTAGCAACGGCTTACTTCAAGGACTTGGTGATAAATTCTTCGATGGTTAGCAGCCCGCTGAAAGTGAAAGTCGGTCCGATGAATGACGCTCAAGGCATTAGGAATGCGATACTTAACGGGGTGGAGGTGTTTAGGCTGAACAATTCGGTGGGTAGCTTAGGTGGGGAATACGGGGTTGACGGAAAGGCGGCGGATGGACATACCGCGGGCGGAAACGCCGCTGCTGCTGTGGGGTTTGCAATGATGTTTGGAGCGTTTGTTGGGCTGGGAGCAATGGCTGCAAGGTGGCAGAAGAGGCCCCAAAATTGGCAGAGGCGGCAGAGTTTCTCGTCGTGGTTGCTTCCCATCCATGCCGGAGATTCAAGCTTTATGAGCAGCAAGAGCAAGAGCCACCAATTCCACTCATCAGTCACCGGGTTAGGGCGCTACTTCACTCTTGCAGAATTGCAGGAAGCAACCAAGAACTGGGACCAGAAAGAGATCGTCGGCATTGGAGGTTTTGGCAACGTCTACCTTGGAGAAATTGATGATGGAATCAAGGTGGCCATCAAGAGAGGAAACCCACAATCCGAGCAAGGCATCAATGAATTCCAGACAGAAATCCAAATCTTGTCCAAGCTCAGGCATCGCCATCTGGTGTCATTGATTGGGTATTGTGATGAGAATGCAGAGATGATTTTAGTATATGAATACATGGCCAATGGACCACTAAGAGACCATCTCTACGGAAAGGACTTGCCCAGCCTTCCTTGGAAGCAGAGGCTAGAGATATGCATTGGAGCTGCCAGGGGGCTTCACTACCTCCACACAGGTGCAGCTCAGGGGATCATTCACCGTGATGTCAAGAGCACAAACATCTTACTTGATGAGAACTTTGTGGCTAAGATGGCTGATTTCGGGCTCTCCAAAGATGGACCCACCACGGGGGAGACACATGTCAGCACGGCCGTGAAAGGGAGCTTCGGCTACCTGGATCCTGAATACTTCAGAAAGCAGCAACTTACAGATAAATCAGATGTCTACTCATTTGGGGTGGTGCTGTTTGAAGTGTTGTGTGCGCGTGCAGCCATTAATCCACAGCTGCCGAGGGAACAAGTGAACTTGGCCGAGTGGGCGATGCAGTGGAAGAAGAAGGGATTGCTGGACAAGATCATTGATCCTACCCTGAAAGGCAAAATTGACCCTGAGTCGATGAACAAATTTGCAGAAGCTGCTGAGAAGTGCTTGGCAGAATATGGTGATGATAGGCCTTCCATGGGTGATGTGTTGTGGAGCCTGGAACATGCTTTGCAGCTGCAGGAAAACTCTATACAAGGACAGGCTGAGGATGAAAATATTGCAGCTGCAACACCATCAGCCTCCCCTGCTGCTGCAACCCCTGAAAACCGGCTGCCAATTCCTTCACCTGAGCAGAGCACTGCTGGAGCTCAAGAAATTAATGAGCATTCAGGAACTACAATGTTTGCTCATCAGTTCTCTGCCCTCAATGGGCGATAA